In Molothrus aeneus isolate 106 chromosome 13, BPBGC_Maene_1.0, whole genome shotgun sequence, a genomic segment contains:
- the RCN2 gene encoding reticulocalbin-2 isoform X2 — protein MRPVLLALGLALALAAASGQHRAEYDREALLGGQEEAEEYARLSPEEQQRRLRNIVKKIDADADGLLSEDELSSWIQQSFKHYVTQEAKQHFSDYDKDGDGLVSWKEYNLQMYDRVIDFDENTVLEDQEEESFRQEKKRFEKANRDDVPALNVDEYIAFEHPEEVEYMTDFVIQEALEEHDKDGDGFVSLEEFLGDYRRDPTAREDPEWILVEKDRFVNDYDKDHDGKLNPQELLSWIVPNNQGIAQEEALHLIEEMDLNDDKKLSEAEILKNQDLFLNSEATDYGRQLHDERFYHEEL, from the exons ATGCGGCCGGTGCTGCTGGCGCTGGGCCTGGCGCTGGCGCTGGCAGCGGCGAGCGGGCAGCACCGCGCCGAGTACGACCGGGAGGCGCTGCTCGGCGGGCAG GAGGAAGCGGAGGAGTACGCGCGGCTCAGCCCGGaggagcagcagcggcggctGAGGAACATCGTGAAGAAAATCGACGCGGACGCGGACGGGCTGCTCAGCGAGG ATGAGCTGAGCTCCTGGATACAGCAGTCTTTTAAGCATTATGTTACACAAGAAGCTAAGCAGCACTTCAGTGACTATGACAAAGATGGTGATGGACTGGTGTCCTGGAAGGAGTACAACTTGCAAATGTATGATCGTGTCATTGATTTTGATGAGAACACTGTCCTGGAGGATCAAGAAGAAGAATCATTTCGCCAG gagaaaaaacgtTTTGAGAAAGCTAATAGAGATGATGTTCCTGCTCTAAATGTGGATGAATATATTGCATTTGAGCATCCTGAAGAGGTGGAGTACATGACG GACTTTGTCATTCAGGAGGCTTTAGAAGAACATGATAAAGATGGTGATGGATTTGTTAGCCTGGAAGAATTCCTTGGTGATTACAGAAGAGACCCAA CTGCAAGGGAAGATCCAGAATGGATCCTGGTTGAGAAGGACCGGTTTGTGAATGACTATGACAAGGATCATGATGGAAAACTCaaccctcaagagctgctgtCTTGGATAGTACCCAACAACCAGGGGATTGCACAAGAGGAG GCTCTGCACCTCATTGAAGAGATGGATTTGAATGATGATAAAAAACTTTCTGAAGCAGAGATTCTTAAGAACCAGGATTTGTTTCTTAACAGTGAAGCAACAGATTATGGTAGGCAGCTTCATGATGAACGTTTCTACCATGAAGAACTTtag
- the RCN2 gene encoding reticulocalbin-2 isoform X1: protein MRPVLLALGLALALAAASGQHRAEYDREALLGGQEEAEEYARLSPEEQQRRLRNIVKKIDADADGLLSEDELSSWIQQSFKHYVTQEAKQHFSDYDKDGDGLVSWKEYNLQMYDRVIDFDENTVLEDQEEESFRQLHLKEKKRFEKANRDDVPALNVDEYIAFEHPEEVEYMTDFVIQEALEEHDKDGDGFVSLEEFLGDYRRDPTAREDPEWILVEKDRFVNDYDKDHDGKLNPQELLSWIVPNNQGIAQEEALHLIEEMDLNDDKKLSEAEILKNQDLFLNSEATDYGRQLHDERFYHEEL from the exons ATGCGGCCGGTGCTGCTGGCGCTGGGCCTGGCGCTGGCGCTGGCAGCGGCGAGCGGGCAGCACCGCGCCGAGTACGACCGGGAGGCGCTGCTCGGCGGGCAG GAGGAAGCGGAGGAGTACGCGCGGCTCAGCCCGGaggagcagcagcggcggctGAGGAACATCGTGAAGAAAATCGACGCGGACGCGGACGGGCTGCTCAGCGAGG ATGAGCTGAGCTCCTGGATACAGCAGTCTTTTAAGCATTATGTTACACAAGAAGCTAAGCAGCACTTCAGTGACTATGACAAAGATGGTGATGGACTGGTGTCCTGGAAGGAGTACAACTTGCAAATGTATGATCGTGTCATTGATTTTGATGAGAACACTGTCCTGGAGGATCAAGAAGAAGAATCATTTCGCCAG CTtcatttaaaggagaaaaaacgtTTTGAGAAAGCTAATAGAGATGATGTTCCTGCTCTAAATGTGGATGAATATATTGCATTTGAGCATCCTGAAGAGGTGGAGTACATGACG GACTTTGTCATTCAGGAGGCTTTAGAAGAACATGATAAAGATGGTGATGGATTTGTTAGCCTGGAAGAATTCCTTGGTGATTACAGAAGAGACCCAA CTGCAAGGGAAGATCCAGAATGGATCCTGGTTGAGAAGGACCGGTTTGTGAATGACTATGACAAGGATCATGATGGAAAACTCaaccctcaagagctgctgtCTTGGATAGTACCCAACAACCAGGGGATTGCACAAGAGGAG GCTCTGCACCTCATTGAAGAGATGGATTTGAATGATGATAAAAAACTTTCTGAAGCAGAGATTCTTAAGAACCAGGATTTGTTTCTTAACAGTGAAGCAACAGATTATGGTAGGCAGCTTCATGATGAACGTTTCTACCATGAAGAACTTtag